One window from the genome of Zerene cesonia ecotype Mississippi chromosome 1, Zerene_cesonia_1.1, whole genome shotgun sequence encodes:
- the LOC119829264 gene encoding long-chain fatty acid transport protein 4-like isoform X1: MSNVEVNVDNNMNKTDVKNNKLDIGYPSRDVEKGSREISGVQIPWKSVIIMVLALAVLVAACAVAWVLQGWQTTLIVIAVVVPVYILIYYWRFLYVVVKTAPRDISALYCYIKILRLANKFTKTDWSMPDIFHDVVKRHPNKACFLFEDEIWTFQQVEDFSLRVSAALKAQGIKRGDTVAVMASNYPEMPAMWLGITRIGGIAPLINTNQTGNTLLHSINIAKCDAFIYGSEFESVVNEVRKELNPSLRLFKFTRRPLNTSNDSVKVAESASDLTHMLETTAPAPWSLSEGEGFNGRLLYIYTSGTTGLPKAAVISPSRMCFMASGVHYLGSLRKTDVIYCPMPLYHSAGGVITMGQAFIFGCTVALRTKFSASSYFPDCIKYKATAAHYIGEMCRYILATPPAATDRQHTVRTVYGNGMRPTVWNDFVERFGIKKVVEFYGATEGNANIVNIDNKPGAIGFISRIIPAVYPIAIIKVDEETGEPIRDSKGLCQLAKPNEPGVFIGKIKPNNPSRAFLGYVDKEASEKKIVRDVLSHGDSAFISGDILISDEFGYLYFKDRTGDTFRWRGENVSTTEVEAAISRVADQRDAVVFGVEIPNNEGRAGMCGIVDADGTLDLDKLLKDMSKDLPKYARPIILRIMKTMDMTATFKIRKVDLQKEGYNPSILKDKLYYLDPKLNKYVSLGPEEYEKIMSGQIRL; encoded by the exons ATGTCAAATGTCGAGGTGAACGTTGACAATAACATGAATAAGActgatgttaaaaataataagctgGAC ATTGGATATCCCAGCAGGGACGTGGAGAAAGGAAGTCGTGAGATAAGTGGTGTTCAAATACCGTGGAAGAGCGTCATCATAATGGTTTTAGCGTTAGCTGTACTAGTCGCCGCGTGCGCAGTGGCTTGGGTGCTTCAAGGATGGCAAACAACTCTAATCGTGATTGCTGTGGTGGTTCCagtgtatatattaatttattattggagATTCCTTTATGTCGTTGTGAAAACTGCGCCAAGGGATATTTC GGCATTATACTGTTACATAAAGATATTGCGTCTCGCaaacaaattcacaaaaaccGACTGGTCCATGCCGGATATCTTCCACGATGTTGTTAAACGTCATCCAAACAAAGcttgctttttatttgaagacgAGATATGGACCTTCCAGCAg GTGGAAGATTTCAGTCTGCGCGTATCAGCAGCATTAAAAGCACAAGGGATTAAACGTGGTGACACGGTGGCCGTTATGGCCAGTAATTATCCCGAAATGCCGGCAATGTGGCTCGGCATCACCCGCATCGGGGGAATAGCACCTCTGATTAACACAAATCAAACTGGAAACACACTACTGCACTCGATCAATATAGCGAAGTGTGatgcttttatttatggaaGTGAATTTGAATCCG TTGTCAACGAAGTAAGAAAAGAACTGAACCCATCATTAAGGCTTTTTAAGTTCACACGTCGGCCGTTAAACACATCGAACGACAGTGTGAAAGTTGCAGAGTCGGCGAGCGACTTGACGCATATGCTCGAAACAACTGCACCGGCTCCATGGAGTCTTTCTGAAGGTGAAGGCTTCAATGGAAGGCTGCTTTATATTTACACTTCTGGTACGACAGGTCTGCCGAAAGCCGCTGTCATTTCGCCTTCAAG aaTGTGCTTCATGGCATCAGGTGTTCACTATTTGGGAAGCTTAAGAAAAACCGATGTTATTTACTGTCCAATGCCTTTGTATCATTCTGCGGGCGGCGTGATCACAATGGGCCAGGCATTCATCTTCGGCTGCACTGTTGCTCTACGTACCAAGTTCTCCGCGTCATCCTACTTCCCAGATTGCATCAAATATAAAGCGACA GCTGCTCACTACATCGGTGAAATGTGTCGTTATATCCTTGCTACTCCTCCTGCGGCAACAGATAGACAGCATACTGTGCGCACTGTCTATGGAAACGGAATGAGACCAacg GTTTGGAATGACTTTGTTGAACGATTTGGAATTAAGAAGGTTGTCGAATTTTACGGCGCTACTGAAGGAAATGCAAATATag TTAATATCGACAACAAGCCAGGCGCTATTGGTTTCATATCACGAATTATTCCTGCAGTTTATCCCATAGCTATTATAAAAGTAGACGAAGAAACTGGGGAACCTATTAGGGATTCTAAAGGCTTATGTCAG ttgGCAAAACCAAACGAACCAGGAGTATTCATAGggaaaataaaaccaaacaaTCCATCAAGAGCATTTTTGGGCTACGTCGACAAGGAAGCTTCTGAAAAGAAGATTGTTAGAGACGTACTCAGTCACGGCGATTCTGCATTTATATCTG GTGATATCCTAATATCAGACGAGTTCGGCTACCTCTACTTCAAGGATCGTACCGGGGACACTTTCCGCTGGCGAGGCGAGAACGTGAGTACCACAGAAGTGGAGGCTGCAATATCCAGGGTTGCTGATCAGCGAGACGCCGTAGTGTTTGGTGTTGAG attccCAACAATGAGGGGAGAGCGGGTATGTGTGGTATCGTGGATGCTGATGGAACTTTAGATTTGGATAAGCTATTAAAAGACATGTCAAAGGACTTGCCGAAATATGCTAGACCCATAATCCTACGGATAATGAAAACCATGGATATGACTG cgacatttaaaataaggaaAGTGGACTTACAAAAGGAGGGATACAATCCATCAATACTAAAAGACAAGCTTTACTATTTAGATCCaaagttgaataaatatgttagCCTTGGACCCgaagaatatgaaaaaataatgtccGGACAAATAAGACtgtga
- the LOC119829264 gene encoding long-chain fatty acid transport protein 4-like isoform X2, whose translation MVLALAVLVAACAVAWVLQGWQTTLIVIAVVVPVYILIYYWRFLYVVVKTAPRDISALYCYIKILRLANKFTKTDWSMPDIFHDVVKRHPNKACFLFEDEIWTFQQVEDFSLRVSAALKAQGIKRGDTVAVMASNYPEMPAMWLGITRIGGIAPLINTNQTGNTLLHSINIAKCDAFIYGSEFESVVNEVRKELNPSLRLFKFTRRPLNTSNDSVKVAESASDLTHMLETTAPAPWSLSEGEGFNGRLLYIYTSGTTGLPKAAVISPSRMCFMASGVHYLGSLRKTDVIYCPMPLYHSAGGVITMGQAFIFGCTVALRTKFSASSYFPDCIKYKATAAHYIGEMCRYILATPPAATDRQHTVRTVYGNGMRPTVWNDFVERFGIKKVVEFYGATEGNANIVNIDNKPGAIGFISRIIPAVYPIAIIKVDEETGEPIRDSKGLCQLAKPNEPGVFIGKIKPNNPSRAFLGYVDKEASEKKIVRDVLSHGDSAFISGDILISDEFGYLYFKDRTGDTFRWRGENVSTTEVEAAISRVADQRDAVVFGVEIPNNEGRAGMCGIVDADGTLDLDKLLKDMSKDLPKYARPIILRIMKTMDMTATFKIRKVDLQKEGYNPSILKDKLYYLDPKLNKYVSLGPEEYEKIMSGQIRL comes from the exons ATGGTTTTAGCGTTAGCTGTACTAGTCGCCGCGTGCGCAGTGGCTTGGGTGCTTCAAGGATGGCAAACAACTCTAATCGTGATTGCTGTGGTGGTTCCagtgtatatattaatttattattggagATTCCTTTATGTCGTTGTGAAAACTGCGCCAAGGGATATTTC GGCATTATACTGTTACATAAAGATATTGCGTCTCGCaaacaaattcacaaaaaccGACTGGTCCATGCCGGATATCTTCCACGATGTTGTTAAACGTCATCCAAACAAAGcttgctttttatttgaagacgAGATATGGACCTTCCAGCAg GTGGAAGATTTCAGTCTGCGCGTATCAGCAGCATTAAAAGCACAAGGGATTAAACGTGGTGACACGGTGGCCGTTATGGCCAGTAATTATCCCGAAATGCCGGCAATGTGGCTCGGCATCACCCGCATCGGGGGAATAGCACCTCTGATTAACACAAATCAAACTGGAAACACACTACTGCACTCGATCAATATAGCGAAGTGTGatgcttttatttatggaaGTGAATTTGAATCCG TTGTCAACGAAGTAAGAAAAGAACTGAACCCATCATTAAGGCTTTTTAAGTTCACACGTCGGCCGTTAAACACATCGAACGACAGTGTGAAAGTTGCAGAGTCGGCGAGCGACTTGACGCATATGCTCGAAACAACTGCACCGGCTCCATGGAGTCTTTCTGAAGGTGAAGGCTTCAATGGAAGGCTGCTTTATATTTACACTTCTGGTACGACAGGTCTGCCGAAAGCCGCTGTCATTTCGCCTTCAAG aaTGTGCTTCATGGCATCAGGTGTTCACTATTTGGGAAGCTTAAGAAAAACCGATGTTATTTACTGTCCAATGCCTTTGTATCATTCTGCGGGCGGCGTGATCACAATGGGCCAGGCATTCATCTTCGGCTGCACTGTTGCTCTACGTACCAAGTTCTCCGCGTCATCCTACTTCCCAGATTGCATCAAATATAAAGCGACA GCTGCTCACTACATCGGTGAAATGTGTCGTTATATCCTTGCTACTCCTCCTGCGGCAACAGATAGACAGCATACTGTGCGCACTGTCTATGGAAACGGAATGAGACCAacg GTTTGGAATGACTTTGTTGAACGATTTGGAATTAAGAAGGTTGTCGAATTTTACGGCGCTACTGAAGGAAATGCAAATATag TTAATATCGACAACAAGCCAGGCGCTATTGGTTTCATATCACGAATTATTCCTGCAGTTTATCCCATAGCTATTATAAAAGTAGACGAAGAAACTGGGGAACCTATTAGGGATTCTAAAGGCTTATGTCAG ttgGCAAAACCAAACGAACCAGGAGTATTCATAGggaaaataaaaccaaacaaTCCATCAAGAGCATTTTTGGGCTACGTCGACAAGGAAGCTTCTGAAAAGAAGATTGTTAGAGACGTACTCAGTCACGGCGATTCTGCATTTATATCTG GTGATATCCTAATATCAGACGAGTTCGGCTACCTCTACTTCAAGGATCGTACCGGGGACACTTTCCGCTGGCGAGGCGAGAACGTGAGTACCACAGAAGTGGAGGCTGCAATATCCAGGGTTGCTGATCAGCGAGACGCCGTAGTGTTTGGTGTTGAG attccCAACAATGAGGGGAGAGCGGGTATGTGTGGTATCGTGGATGCTGATGGAACTTTAGATTTGGATAAGCTATTAAAAGACATGTCAAAGGACTTGCCGAAATATGCTAGACCCATAATCCTACGGATAATGAAAACCATGGATATGACTG cgacatttaaaataaggaaAGTGGACTTACAAAAGGAGGGATACAATCCATCAATACTAAAAGACAAGCTTTACTATTTAGATCCaaagttgaataaatatgttagCCTTGGACCCgaagaatatgaaaaaataatgtccGGACAAATAAGACtgtga